One genomic window of Streptomonospora nanhaiensis includes the following:
- a CDS encoding C40 family peptidase, with protein sequence MISIAAVVVIGLSSSSIADVLHDATRDYVCRVEGPECGGESWVEHERPEEPEEYVWTFSSTWDGEVRGEGDARVAVAFALAQQGKPYIWGATGRNGYDCSSLMMEAWREAGVSLPRTTWDQIAALPNISKGELQPGDLIFFHTMPEMEPPTHVGMYIGNGQMVHAGNPVNVTQVIGNPHWESIWVGQARVPQG encoded by the coding sequence TTGATCTCCATTGCCGCGGTGGTTGTGATCGGGCTTTCCTCCTCGTCGATCGCCGATGTGCTGCACGATGCCACGCGCGACTATGTGTGTCGGGTCGAAGGGCCCGAATGCGGGGGCGAGAGCTGGGTCGAGCATGAGCGGCCCGAAGAGCCCGAGGAGTATGTGTGGACCTTTTCCAGCACGTGGGACGGTGAGGTACGCGGCGAGGGGGACGCCCGGGTGGCGGTGGCGTTCGCGTTGGCGCAGCAGGGGAAGCCGTACATCTGGGGGGCCACGGGGCGCAACGGGTACGACTGCTCCTCGCTGATGATGGAGGCCTGGCGCGAGGCGGGGGTGAGTCTTCCGCGGACCACCTGGGACCAGATCGCGGCGCTGCCGAACATCTCCAAGGGCGAACTGCAGCCCGGCGACCTGATCTTCTTCCACACGATGCCCGAGATGGAGCCGCCCACGCATGTCGGCATGTACATCGGCAACGGGCAGATGGTGCACGCCGGCAATCCGGTCAACGTCACGCAGGTGATCGGCAACCCGCACTGGGAGTCGATCTGGGTCGGGCAGGCGCGGGTGCCGCAGGGGTGA
- a CDS encoding ankyrin repeat domain-containing protein yields the protein MKQRQQKKLSHRLFEAILSGDARSVKTLLRRGANPERRNTDGTTPLYLASVQGEAAVARLLMESGASPDTESSGPGSEGTPLCAAASWGHTATVRELLAHGADPTLREDHGAGWSPLDWADNGPHPETAEVLRAAGAHPATKAHPAL from the coding sequence ATGAAGCAGCGGCAGCAGAAGAAGCTCTCCCACCGCCTTTTCGAGGCAATCCTGTCAGGTGACGCCAGGAGCGTGAAGACCCTGCTGCGCCGTGGAGCAAATCCGGAGAGAAGGAACACTGACGGCACCACTCCTCTGTACCTTGCATCGGTGCAGGGAGAGGCCGCGGTGGCCCGCTTGCTCATGGAGTCCGGCGCTTCCCCTGACACTGAAAGCAGCGGTCCCGGCTCGGAGGGCACACCGCTGTGCGCAGCTGCTAGCTGGGGACACACCGCAACGGTCCGGGAACTGTTGGCGCATGGGGCCGATCCCACCCTCCGCGAAGACCACGGCGCAGGCTGGTCTCCGCTGGACTGGGCGGACAATGGCCCCCACCCCGAGACTGCCGAGGTCCTCAGGGCCGCAGGAGCGCACCCAGCAACGAAAGCTCACCCAGCTCTGTAG
- a CDS encoding IS5 family transposase (programmed frameshift), giving the protein MTNGQWARLEPLLPQGIKPGRPLVWTRRQLIDGMRWRTRTGAPWRDVPERYGPWDRVYDLFRRWQRDGTWARIVTRLQAEVGAKGLITWDVNVDSTVCRAHQHAAGASKTGTCKRSHPAASSSSRPDHGLGRSRGGLTTKVHLAVEQGQKPLSIVITAGQRGDSPQFEPVLEAIWVPRLGPGRPRRRPDRVRADKAYDSRRNRAYLRRRGIKATIPVPAERVRNRHKLGSRGGRPPKFDKSDDRERHAVECGIDRLKRHRAVATRYGKLAVRYEATVLVAMINEWI; this is encoded by the exons CTGACGAATGGCCAGTGGGCCCGGTTGGAGCCGCTGTTGCCGCAGGGCATCAAGCCGGGCCGTCCTCTGGTGTGGACGCGGCGGCAGTTGATAGACGGCATGCGGTGGCGGACCAGGACCGGTGCCCCCTGGCGCGATGTGCCGGAACGCTACGGGCCCTGGGATCGGGTCTACGACCTCTTCCGACGCTGGCAGCGCGATGGGACCTGGGCCAGGATCGTCACCCGGCTCCAGGCCGAGGTCGGCGCAAAGGGCCTGATCACCTGGGACGTTAACGTCGACTCCACCGTCTGCCGGGCCCACCAGCACGCCGCCGGGGCGTCAAAAACGGGGACCTGCAAAAGGAGCCACCCGGCGGCATCGTCGTCGAGCCGGC CGGACCACGGTCTCGGACGCTCCCGGGGCGGGCTGACCACAAAGGTCCACCTCGCGGTCGAGCAGGGACAGAAGCCGCTCTCTATCGTGATCACGGCCGGTCAGCGGGGTGATTCCCCGCAGTTCGAGCCGGTCCTGGAGGCGATCTGGGTGCCCCGACTCGGCCCTGGGCGGCCTCGCAGGCGACCCGACCGGGTGCGGGCCGACAAGGCGTACGACTCCCGCCGCAACCGGGCCTACCTGCGCAGACGCGGGATCAAGGCGACCATCCCGGTCCCGGCGGAGCGGGTCCGCAACCGCCACAAGCTCGGCTCCCGGGGCGGTCGGCCTCCGAAGTTCGACAAGAGCGACGACCGCGAGCGGCATGCCGTCGAGTGCGGCATCGATCGCCTCAAGCGCCATCGGGCCGTGGCCACGCGATACGGCAAGCTCGCCGTCCGCTACGAGGCCACTGTGCTGGTCGCAATGATCAACGAATGGATATGA
- a CDS encoding OmpA family protein, producing MNTEPSGGPSAGGNLTEGDVVAGSTTSSTEIGSEFRIDIHSLNRQNADVVTLDLTISNTSPTESVSIYAPPQQGEEPGDLQSLTLIDGANSKKHLPLLYEDGTCYCEAWHDTSLAPGESVRAWVAFPAPPADVEHMTFLSYATPPILDIPVTDSPGERVEEPAQELSTPQIWDVQSLEEGLEDNSTREETSEEVAISLSSDVLFDTNESSLDESANEVIQQVAREIDDSSARTVSVDGHTDNTGNDSVNIPLSEDRARAVRDALADLVEKEEISYEVAGHGAGQPIANNDSEEGRSKNRRVTITFAK from the coding sequence GTGAACACCGAACCATCGGGAGGCCCGTCCGCGGGCGGAAACCTCACAGAGGGCGACGTCGTAGCCGGAAGCACGACCTCATCGACAGAAATCGGGTCCGAGTTCCGCATCGACATCCACTCGCTGAACCGCCAGAACGCCGACGTTGTCACACTGGACCTCACCATTTCGAATACCAGCCCGACCGAATCCGTTTCGATCTATGCTCCACCCCAGCAAGGCGAAGAACCTGGCGACCTTCAGTCCCTGACTCTAATCGACGGAGCTAATAGCAAAAAGCATCTTCCCCTTCTGTATGAAGACGGCACCTGCTACTGCGAAGCGTGGCACGACACTTCGCTCGCACCTGGAGAATCTGTGCGAGCGTGGGTGGCTTTCCCTGCCCCGCCTGCAGACGTCGAGCACATGACCTTCCTCTCCTATGCGACTCCGCCCATCTTGGACATACCCGTGACCGACTCGCCTGGCGAGAGAGTCGAGGAGCCGGCACAGGAACTGTCCACGCCCCAGATCTGGGACGTGCAAAGCCTTGAGGAAGGCTTGGAGGACAATTCCACTCGAGAGGAGACCTCCGAAGAGGTCGCCATATCACTGTCTTCGGATGTCCTGTTCGACACCAACGAGTCCTCCCTCGATGAATCCGCCAACGAGGTTATCCAGCAGGTGGCCAGGGAGATTGACGACTCTTCAGCACGGACGGTCAGCGTAGACGGCCACACCGACAACACTGGAAACGACAGTGTCAACATTCCTCTCTCCGAGGACCGAGCACGTGCTGTACGCGACGCCCTGGCCGATCTTGTGGAGAAAGAGGAGATCTCTTACGAGGTCGCAGGGCACGGGGCCGGTCAGCCGATCGCAAACAACGACAGCGAGGAGGGGAGATCGAAAAACCGCCGGGTCACTATTACCTTCGCGAAATAA